GGCCAAAACATGGTAACTCAAAATTCCTATGAAAAAATTCGAACAACAGTGGAGTAAAAGGAAGTACTGAGAATAGGTAAAAAAGCAAACTGGATTAACATGTTTACAATAGCGACAGTTTTTTCGTTTTGATTTCCGAAATTCCTTTATCATATAATAATAATAAAGTTAGCTTCATTTGCAGGTTAGATGGTGAATTGTTCTCCATTTATATTAATCACGGGAATGATCAATTTTTTGTTGAACCTGGACTACACTTGTAATTAGCGGGATAGATTTTAAAATTTATATTATAAGGATATGTCAAGTAAACTACGAAGAAAACAATTTATGGGAAATGTCCCAATTGTAGATCCAAGGGTCAACTAGACGTGGTTTCCAGCACTCCAGGAAAAGAAAAATTTAAGTGCAATTCTTGTTATTTTAAATTTAGTTTAAATGATTTATAGCCATTTACTATTCAAAAATAAATATTTGAATAGTAAAATTTAAAATATAATCGATATAAGGAATGATATGAGTGCTACCTTTTTAGTTTTCTATAGATTTAAAACAATGACTCCGGAAGAATCCAAAAAAGCAAATGAGCAGTGGAGAGAGATGAAGAGGAGTTTGCCGCAGGGAATCGAGTTAATGGGAGAATATAGTCATGCGTGGGGTACTGAGTATAATGGATTTTTGCTCTTTGAATCAGATACCAGTGATGGATTTATGGACTGGTGGTCTAGTTTTAAGGATAGTATTAGATGGTATGTAGATCATACACACACGATTACTGCCAGAAGAAAATAATTTTTTTTTATTAAAAAGATAACAGTTTTATTTTGTGACGTTATAGTCAAGTTGTATGAATCACAATGCCTTTGTTTTAATTAATTGTACGCTAGGGTCTGAAGCAAAGGTAATGGAACAAATAAAGGATTTGGAATACGTCAATAAAGCTTATCGCGTTTATGGCGTTTATGATATAATAGTAAAAGTAAATGCTAGTGACAAAGAGGATTTGCAAAGGAAAGTCCTTTTGATTAGACGACTCAATGATATAAAATCCACATTGACACTACTTGAAATAAACAATTCATGATCGCATTTTTGAAAATGATTTATTGGTAGATAATATTGACGTTTTGAGAGCAAACGAAATTGAATTCATATCTACAAATTAGGAATAGATAGAAGGGCGTCATAGATGAGTAAGAATGTATGATAGAGTAATACCCATCGTTCGCAATTCAGAATATTTTATGATTATTTCAAAAAATGATAATACCAATTTGACAAGAAATAGTACCCGATATTTTTGATTTTGGGTAACCGGATTTAGTTTACATTTATATTTGATCTTAACAGGCAAAATAAAAAAGAAAAATATATTAATAATACCTAAAAACCAAGCAAATTTCAATTAATATTTATAGGATTTATATATAATAGAAAACTGCAGTCTGTGAATGAATTTTTTGACAAGGATAGCGAAAAAAGGGATGAAAACCAAGACAAAAACATAGATGGCATCTCCTCTCATTTTACAAGCTCTGGTATACTTTTATTTCTAAATCAGTTAGTTTTGGCCTTTGGTAACTGGATTTTCTGGATGCTGATTTCAAGATTCGCATCAACAGTAGAAATAGGTCAAGCAACCACCATATACAGCTTGGTGGTTTTTGTTACCACAATCATTCAATTTGGCATAGAATATCCAATTCTGAAATATTCCTTAAAATATAGAGAGTCCATACTATTTACTACTTTTATCATTGAGATGGGTTTAAGCCTCCTTGCCATCCCATTCATGGTTTATTTCTTCGCAAATTTTGAAGATAACAACCTGGGTCAGTTTGAATGGCTAGCTATACTAATGGTCATCATGACTGCACCGGGCATAATCGCACATTACCTTCTATTGAGTTTATTTAAAATCAGAACAGTTTTAATCATAGACATTATTGCTACAGTCATAAAATTTTTGGTTGGTTTTATTCTTGTAATATATGGTTTTGGAGCCTCGGGCATTTTGTTTGCATTTTTAATAAATGTCAGCATTGTAAGTTTGTTTACGTTTGCAATTGTCCTAAAGGAGATGCCATTTAGATTAAATTTCAAGGTTTTTAAAGTAGTAATCAAAGATGGTTTGATAAACACACCTTCAAAAATATCAAGGGTCTTTGTTTTTAGTCTAAGTGTAATCCTATTAGCCGTTTTTGGTGTTGATGTTTCACAGATTGGAATTTTCTACATGGCTTTAACAATAAGTCTCATAGCCGGAGGATTTGCTACCAATATTGGTCTAATGGTAATACCCGCATCAATCAGAACCGAGAGAGACTATGCATCTTCAGCTTTGCGGATAGGTTTAAGCTTCACGATCCCGCTCATAATGATTTTGATAACTCAATCATATGCCATACTAGGCTTCATAGGTAATAGCTATACTGTCGCAAGCGTTGATTTAATAATTCTTGGACTTTCCATATTACCTTCGTCTATAACTATAATAGCAATTTCGGAATTTAACCTTACAAATCAATATAAAAAGATCCTGTTTATAGGAATAGTAGAAATCATTATCTTCATTGTAACCTTCTCCATTCTAGTTCCAAATCTCAATATTTTGGGAGCATCATTAGCTACTTTAGTTGCTTTCATAGCGTCTGCAATAATATCCATAATTTGGATCAAAAAAACTTCCTTACGATACATCTTAACCTCATTAGTATCACTTGCATCTGGAATCATAATATGGCAAACTATAAGCTTTATTGCAGGAAATGGGCTCATAGCCACTATCATAAATCTGATAGTAGTGGTACTTGCCTCATCAGCTATAGTATTTTATTTAAATAAAATTACTATTCGTGAGTTAATTTCTATGATAAGGTCGGTGGCTAAAATGAATAATGAATAATAATGATTGACTAAGAACTCAGTTCACTAACCATAATTCTGCTTATGGGATATGTTCATATCCGCTTCTATGTGTATACGATAGAAAACAAAAGAAGCATTAGCGTTTATTCTAGAATTTGAGACAATATCTCACCTAGATAGGTCGAAATTTCAGATAGCTTTAGACAAATGATCAATCAAGTGAAATTGGACTCATTCTAATGGAAAAGATCATATGAATGGAACCTGTCAAACTTAAGATATTATCCCAATTCAGATCCAACATAATTCAAATTCGTGGTAACAAGGATATAGAATTAAGAGCGTAAATGAAAATGTTGAAATCTTTAATAATTTATATTAAGAAAAATAAAAAAAGGAAAATTTTTTTTTTTGGCGTTCAAAATAAAAAAAATTATCTGGTTTGTCCTATCACATTATTGCCGTAATTAGTCTGTGTTTGGCTATTAAAGTTGTTGCATGATCCACTAGTACTACCGCCAGAAACACAAAGGCTACCTTGGTTTGCTGATTGGGATTGGCCTATACCTTGTGTTGCAGTATTGCCGCCACCTTTATATCCGCTGCCGCCTTGTTGGCCTGCTACATTGTTTCCGAAGTTGGTTTGCTCTTGGTTACTTAGGTTGTTGCAAGAGGCACTAGTATCATCGCCAGAAACACATAAGCTTCTTTGGTTTGCTGATTGGGATTGGCCTATACCTTGTGTTGCAGTATTGCCGCTTCCGCTACCACTGCCGCCTTGTTGGCCTGCTACATTGTTTCCGAAGTTGGTTTGCTCTTGGTTACTTAGGTTGTTGCAAGAGGCACTAGTACTACCGCCAGAAACACAAAGGCTACCTTGGTTTGCTGATTGGGATTGGCCTATACCTTGTGTTGCAGTATTGCCGCCACCTTTATATCCGCTGCCGCCTTGTTGGCCTGCTACATTGTTTCCGAAGTTGGTTTGCTCTTGGTTACTTAGGTTGTTGCATGAGCCGAAGGTGCCATCACCGCTTACACAAACTGCACCTTGCTTTACTGATTGGGATTGGCCTATACCTTGTGTTGCAGTATTGCCGCTTCCGCTACCACTGCCGCCTTGTTGGCCTGCTACATTGTTTCCGAAGTTGGTTTGCTCTTGGTTACTTAGGTTGTTACAGGATATGAAGGTGTTCACACCTGAGAGACAAATTCCAAGCTGTGTAGCTAATTGCAGTTGTCCTATACCTTGAGTTACAGAATTTTGAGCAAAAACATTGTTATTTGTAGCCAGTAAAACTGGAGCTATAAATAATACAGATGCTATTGCAAGTACTGAAAGGGTTCTCATTATGGTACATGTATCTTAACACATACATTTAACCTTTTCTTGAAATATCCATTTATCTTCTAAATAGCCAAACGAAATACAATTGTTGTAATTACTATATAACAAATCGAAATTTGTCTTTAACAAATGAACTGGATTTATATATTTAGACAACTTTATATTTAATGATATAGATTTTAAATTATTAATTACAGTATAATCTTATATTTTAACCAAGCTATAGCTATCTAAATTTTTTGTTTCAAGTATAATTTGAATTCTTCAATGATTCTTTAACATATATAAATAAGTAAGAGTATTATAAAACTGCTTGAAATTTCCAATAAGTGTCATAATCCCAATATTCAATGAAGAAAAAAGGATTAGAAAATGCCTGGAGCGATCTCTGGAATATTGTACAGCTCAGGATTGGGATTTTGAAATTGTGATAGTAGAAGATGGATGTACTGATCAGTCCGTCATGATAGTAAAGGAATTTGAGAAGATAGATAAGAGAATTATACTTGTCTCGTTAACCAAAAGATATGGTAAAGGTGGGTCAGTATTACGAGCTATTGATCATTGTACAAAGTCAAACATAGGATTTATGGATGTTGACTTATCAGCTGACCCATCGGAATTTGAAAGATTGATTCCGTTTATTGAAAAGAACGACATAGTTATTGGTTCAAGAACTCTGCGTGGAAGTTTAGGTGTGGCAACAAGGCCTATTAGAAGAAAGCTCTTGTCATTTATGTATCATTTGTTTTTCAGCTGTCTATTTGATATCAAAATTCGTGATCTTCAATGTGGTTTTAAATTATTTAAAAAAAATTCATTGTCTAGAGTCTTGTCAGGAATAAGAGTTAATGGTTTCGCATTTGACACAGAGTTTTTGGTAATGAGCAAGTTGAATGGTTTGCAAATAAAAGAAGTCCCTATCGTTTGGCACCATGACAAAAATTCCAAGCTAAATCTATTTTCCACCATATTTAATATGTCCCGCGATTTACTCAATATTTGGGTAAAGGCTTTCATGACACAATTACACGAGTGTTCGTCTCAGAAAGTCAAATTTGTTGCAAGACCAGTCATCCTATTTCAAGCAATTTCATATAACCCCTTCGCCAAACGTTCTATCAAGACAGATGTTCTAACGGGATAGGAGTAATCACCATGTTTGCGATTGTAACAGGCACAAGACCCGAAATTATCAAAATGTTTCCAATAATGAAACAGATGGACAGACATAATATTGATTATAAGTATATTCATACAGGCCAACACTTTGATGTTTCATTGTCAACACAATTTCTTAATGAGTTCTCTATCCCCCATCCTGACTATAGTATCGATTTGTTCGACTCAAAAATAAATCCAACCCTTCAAATTCCAGAAATGATGATAAAACTAGATAAGTTGTTTAGAGAAGAAAATTTTGACGGTGTAATAGTACAAGGTGATACCAATAGTGTTTTAGCTGCGTCACTAGTTTCTACACAACATAACATACCAATTTATCATGTAGAATCAGGATTACGATGTTTTGATTACAGTATGCAGGAGGAGCGAAATCGATTATTAGTAGATCACATGTCAGATGTTCTTTTTGCTTCAACTGCAGTTTCCAAAAAAAATCTCGAGAATGAAAATGTAAAGGGAAAGATATATGTCGTTGGGAACACAGTTATGGATGCAATAAGCATAATTTCGAATAGCGAAATGAGCGCTCTAAATGATGAAAAACCAATTGATAAAATTGTATCTGAAGAATATGTAGCAGTAACATTACACCGACATGAAAATTTGTCAAATAGAGATTTCTTGTACAACTTTTTTAGTGGATTACATGAATCTAACTTAAATTATATATTTCCTATACATCCCCATACTTTAAAACAAATGAAGAAATTTAAGTTGGATTATTTTCTTAGAGATAGAATAAAAATCGTCCCACCATTAGGATATACTAAATTTCTGAATTTATTGAAAAAGAGTAAATTTGTAATAACTGACTCCGGCGGGATTCAAGAAGAAATTACGTCCCATTTAGTAAACAAATGTGCTATTGTGGTAAGACCTAATACGGAACGACCAGAGTCAATAGAATCGGGACATTCCAGATTGCTTAGTGATTTTAGTAAGAATAAATTAGAGAACGAAATTTATAAACTCAATAATGATCTAGAACACGGAATTAATTTTAGAGCCAGCCCATATGGCGTTGGTAACAGTGCCCAAAGGATCGTGAATGTGTTATTAGAACATTATCAACCGGTTTCAAAGATATTGAATTAAGGTTGACTTTACGAATTTAGATAAGGAAAAGTCATAGTTTTCCTGTTAGATGAAAAACTCTATTTTTGAATGACGTACATCTTTGTTGTTATTTCTTTTATTCCAGAGGTCTAGTGCTTGTAAAGAAAACATGCTGCACCAAGTACAAGCAAAATTGGATTGCTCATTATACTTTATAGCTTTTTCTGAATTAATAAAAAAGCTCATTACTCTAACAAGAAGACTATCCATGGCCTTTTCTATTTTATCTCTAGGCAACTTCAAATAAACTTCCAATTCTTTACCATATAGGATTAGTAACCGTAGTAACTGTGAAGTACAATCGGCTTGATCATTTAAGTCGACATTGCTCCTTGGAACACCGCCCATGATTGTCATATTGGAAATGGCCCATTCAATTCCCTTCAATCCATTAATTAACAATTTCCTATCGTTTTTTATAAACCCAACATATGTTAATCCTTCACAGGCATAAAGGTGTGGATGAAGGTAAATCTGGTCATTTTTATCTAGATTATTCAAAAAACTACCTTCATCGTTCTGCATACTTGTTGCAAGTTCGCAAAGACTTCCACAAATTTTTAAATATGTCTCATTTCCGGTAATTCTATATAAATCTATCAAACCAATTCCCAATTTAGCGTGATATGAGCCAATTTGAGTAGACCACTTTTCAGAGCCATAGTTTAAGGGTGACAAGTTTACATCTAATAGTGCATAACATAGTTGGTCATTCTTAAAGAAATATTTTATTAAGGCATTTGCTAATTTCTCTGCCATTTTAAGAACCACTTGATCTTTGGTAACTTTATAATAATTTAAAAGACCAGCAAGAACCATGCCATTATCAAAAGAATAAATTTGATTTTCGATCATACCTTTTTCCGTAAAATTTTCATTTTTTCTCTTACCCGTATTTAATAAATTGTTAATCATATTTTTTTGAATGTATTCGACAGTTTGTTTCATGGCTTCTAAATATTCAACATCATTAGTCTCGGTATACAAGTAACTAAAGCAACTTAATGAATAACCAGTAATTTCATTATATATATAAGGATACTTGCCTGCTTCATCCAATGCATCTAGATTTTTCCATCCGAAAAAACCTCCACAATCTTCTCCTGCCGTAATCCTTATATCAGAATGCAAAAGCCAATTTTGCAGATCCTTTGCAAGTTCAAACTCTTTATTCTTCAATTATCAATTCCATATATGCGCTCATATTTCTTTTTATTGCAAATTGTGAACTTTTAGTCGATTTTGCCCTTACTCAAGCTACTTATATAAAGGCCATAAATCGAACATTGGGATTAGGTATGTTTAAGGTTTCCAATAGGAATAGAAACGTAAT
This Candidatus Nitrosocosmicus oleophilus DNA region includes the following protein-coding sequences:
- a CDS encoding DUF3303 family protein; the encoded protein is MSATFLVFYRFKTMTPEESKKANEQWREMKRSLPQGIELMGEYSHAWGTEYNGFLLFESDTSDGFMDWWSSFKDSIRWYVDHTHTITARRK
- a CDS encoding Lrp/AsnC family transcriptional regulator, with translation MNHNAFVLINCTLGSEAKVMEQIKDLEYVNKAYRVYGVYDIIVKVNASDKEDLQRKVLLIRRLNDIKSTLTLLEINNS
- a CDS encoding lipopolysaccharide biosynthesis protein, giving the protein MNEFFDKDSEKRDENQDKNIDGISSHFTSSGILLFLNQLVLAFGNWIFWMLISRFASTVEIGQATTIYSLVVFVTTIIQFGIEYPILKYSLKYRESILFTTFIIEMGLSLLAIPFMVYFFANFEDNNLGQFEWLAILMVIMTAPGIIAHYLLLSLFKIRTVLIIDIIATVIKFLVGFILVIYGFGASGILFAFLINVSIVSLFTFAIVLKEMPFRLNFKVFKVVIKDGLINTPSKISRVFVFSLSVILLAVFGVDVSQIGIFYMALTISLIAGGFATNIGLMVIPASIRTERDYASSALRIGLSFTIPLIMILITQSYAILGFIGNSYTVASVDLIILGLSILPSSITIIAISEFNLTNQYKKILFIGIVEIIIFIVTFSILVPNLNILGASLATLVAFIASAIISIIWIKKTSLRYILTSLVSLASGIIIWQTISFIAGNGLIATIINLIVVVLASSAIVFYLNKITIRELISMIRSVAKMNNE
- a CDS encoding glycosyltransferase, translating into MKFPISVIIPIFNEEKRIRKCLERSLEYCTAQDWDFEIVIVEDGCTDQSVMIVKEFEKIDKRIILVSLTKRYGKGGSVLRAIDHCTKSNIGFMDVDLSADPSEFERLIPFIEKNDIVIGSRTLRGSLGVATRPIRRKLLSFMYHLFFSCLFDIKIRDLQCGFKLFKKNSLSRVLSGIRVNGFAFDTEFLVMSKLNGLQIKEVPIVWHHDKNSKLNLFSTIFNMSRDLLNIWVKAFMTQLHECSSQKVKFVARPVILFQAISYNPFAKRSIKTDVLTG
- the wecB gene encoding non-hydrolyzing UDP-N-acetylglucosamine 2-epimerase translates to MFAIVTGTRPEIIKMFPIMKQMDRHNIDYKYIHTGQHFDVSLSTQFLNEFSIPHPDYSIDLFDSKINPTLQIPEMMIKLDKLFREENFDGVIVQGDTNSVLAASLVSTQHNIPIYHVESGLRCFDYSMQEERNRLLVDHMSDVLFASTAVSKKNLENENVKGKIYVVGNTVMDAISIISNSEMSALNDEKPIDKIVSEEYVAVTLHRHENLSNRDFLYNFFSGLHESNLNYIFPIHPHTLKQMKKFKLDYFLRDRIKIVPPLGYTKFLNLLKKSKFVITDSGGIQEEITSHLVNKCAIVVRPNTERPESIESGHSRLLSDFSKNKLENEIYKLNNDLEHGINFRASPYGVGNSAQRIVNVLLEHYQPVSKILN
- a CDS encoding beta-L-arabinofuranosidase domain-containing protein, producing MKNKEFELAKDLQNWLLHSDIRITAGEDCGGFFGWKNLDALDEAGKYPYIYNEITGYSLSCFSYLYTETNDVEYLEAMKQTVEYIQKNMINNLLNTGKRKNENFTEKGMIENQIYSFDNGMVLAGLLNYYKVTKDQVVLKMAEKLANALIKYFFKNDQLCYALLDVNLSPLNYGSEKWSTQIGSYHAKLGIGLIDLYRITGNETYLKICGSLCELATSMQNDEGSFLNNLDKNDQIYLHPHLYACEGLTYVGFIKNDRKLLINGLKGIEWAISNMTIMGGVPRSNVDLNDQADCTSQLLRLLILYGKELEVYLKLPRDKIEKAMDSLLVRVMSFFINSEKAIKYNEQSNFACTWCSMFSLQALDLWNKRNNNKDVRHSKIEFFI